One Terriglobia bacterium DNA segment encodes these proteins:
- a CDS encoding PspC domain-containing protein, with protein sequence MYCNACGKAIPDDARLCPYCAKPVPGTAPVTHQLLRPRQGRMIAGVCAGLAQHFGWSLTLLRLVWLLLFIFAGAGGLLYIIFWIVIPNE encoded by the coding sequence ATGTACTGCAACGCCTGCGGCAAAGCGATACCCGATGATGCGCGGCTGTGCCCGTATTGCGCCAAGCCCGTTCCCGGCACAGCGCCGGTGACGCATCAACTGCTGCGGCCGCGCCAGGGACGCATGATAGCGGGCGTCTGCGCCGGATTGGCACAACACTTCGGCTGGAGCCTCACGCTGCTGCGGCTGGTGTGGCTGTTGCTGTTTATTTTTGCCGGCGCCGGCGGCCTGCTCTACATCATTTTCTGGATCGTCATTCCCAACGAGTAA